Proteins encoded by one window of Manihot esculenta cultivar AM560-2 chromosome 10, M.esculenta_v8, whole genome shotgun sequence:
- the LOC122724881 gene encoding uncharacterized protein LOC122724881, with protein MPRRAVSSRGRGHSQQLSTNETDEPVQMQEETLEHTPAALGGQANTSSSSSVRTRGPNLGHPIPSNPSDRQLIRLKGNVFLDSTVTRSISNDIKMRYTAPWKTWSEIPLKTKDELFGLFRVNTTWSEIWNALVAYWSTPEWRKKSEAGKANRNVEKDGTITKHSCGSIKLEVHENKLAKKLGRQPTQLELFRATHTKKGSQGVFIDGKSQRVDGAYLTAIAENVNDNCDSQSAFDLNKWMEISGSSKGRVYGFGSSDIAKSGTPTTSFSCTSAHPGGPSQTMFSLEEVEQILEQNRVKMKQDMEQMQEQMRVQIEKQIKDQMKSLKNKKKSSPHNPTADCTSLSDGSTNS; from the exons atgcctCGAAGAGCAGTATCATCTAGAGGTAGAGGACATAGCCAGCAGCTCTCTACGAATGAAACAGATGAGCCAGTTCAGATGCAAGAGGAAACACTGGAGCACACTCCAGCAGCATTAGGGGGACAAGCaaacacatcatcatcatcatcagttcGAACTAGAGGTCCGAACTTGGGACATCCTATCCCATCAAACCCGTCTGATCGGCAATTGATCAGATTGAAAGGAAATGT CTTTTTAGATTCCACAGTTACTAGATCAATCAGTAATGACATTAAGATGCGCTACACTGCTCCATGGAAAACTTGGTCAGAAATACCTTTAAAGACAAAAGACGAGCTCTTCGGACTTTTTCGGGTAAATACAACTTGGTCAGAGATATGGAATGCACTTGTTGCATATTGGAGTACACCAGAGTGGAGAAAGAAATCAGAAGCTGGTAAAGCAAATAGAAACGTAGAAAAAGATGGGACTATTACGAAACACTCTTGTGGTTCAATAAAACTGGAGGTTCATGAGAATAAATTG GCAAAGAAGTTAGGTAGGcaaccaactcaacttgaactatttcgtgccactcacacaaaaaaggggagtcaaggtgttttcattgatggaaaatcACAACGAGTTGAT gGAGCTTATTTGACTGCCATTGCTGAAAATGTGAATGACAATTGTGATAGTCAGTCTGCTTTTGATTTGAATAAGTGGATGGAAATTTCTGGAAGTAGTAAAGGGAGGGTTTATGGTTTTGGATCTTCTGATATTGCAAAATCTGGAACTCCAACTACCTCTTTCTCATGCACATCAGCTCATCCTGGAGGACCTTCTCAAACTATGTTTTCTTTAGAGGAGGTTGAACAAATATTAGAGCAAAACCGGGTCAAAATGAAACAAGACATGGagcaaatgcaagagcaaatgcgagtgcagatagaaaagcaaataaaagatcagatgaaatcattgaagaacaaaaaaaaatcttcaCCGCATAATCCAACTGCAGATTGTACTTCTCTATCAGATggttcaacaaattcatag
- the LOC110624231 gene encoding UPF0481 protein At3g47200, translating to MEEEKNQLVNEVESRIKKIMDNPDKMDKQWMKRSIYNIPASVSDLNKQAYRPQVVSFGPFCVYDCYIRPTQAHKHRAAVHFLRRSGKPISLLVESLAEAVDDLKESYGYGVNDWSQYNLLEMMIVDGCFMLEILHFNSDGLNDYGPDDPIFSKHGKLFIMPYIRRDMLVPENQLPMLVLERLLPVERGAETSAEYINKLILNFFFPNTAIPVREKCVHVLDLYRRSLLQPQASEKTHYSISEDVHKDHDNVYIRSATELNLAGIQFQKSETRCLDDISFQGFILSLRLSKYF from the exons ATGGAAGAAGAGAAAAACCAATTAGTTAATGAAGTTGAAAGCAGAATTAAGAAGATTATGGATAATCCAGACAAAATGGATAAGCAGTGGATGAAACGTTCAATCTACAATATACCAGCTTCTGTCTCAGACCTTAACAAGCAAGCCTATCGGCCTCAGGTAGTCTCCTTTGGCCCTTTCTGTGTTTATGATTGTTATATCAGGCCAACGCAGGCACACAAGCACAGAGCTGCTGTTCATTTTCTAAGAAGAAGTGGGAAGCCTATTTCGCTTCTTGTTGAATCATTAGCTGAAGCTGTTGATGATTTAAAAGAGTCGTATGGATATGGTGTTAATGATTGGAGTCAGTACAATTTGCTGGAAATGATGATTGTTGATGGGTGTTTCATGTTGGAAATACTACACTTTAATTCTGATGGTCTCAATGATTATGGTCCTGATGATCCAATCTTTAGCAAACATGGCAAGCTATTCATCATGCCGTATATCAGGCGTGACATGTTGGTGCCTGAAAATCAGTTGCCAATGCTTGTCCTGGAGAGGCTACTTCCTGTTGAAAGAGGAGCAGAAACG AGTGCAGAGTATATCAACAAGCTCATTCtcaactttttctttcctaACACTGCCATCCCAGTTCGGGAAAAGTGCGTACATGTGCTAGATTTGTACAGGAGAAGCCTGCTTCAGCCTCAGGCTTCGGAGAAAACCCATTACAGCATATCAGAAGACGTCCATAAAGACCATGACAATGTCTATATTAGGTCTGCTACAGAGCTCAATCTAGCTGGAATCCAATTCCAGAAAAGCGAAACCAGATGCTTAGATGACATCTCATTCCAAGGATTCATCCTCAGCCTCAGACTGAGTAAATATTTCTGA
- the LOC122724936 gene encoding uncharacterized protein LOC122724936: MANQLENLVESIKSKVRALKKSKKPYVKMDKSSSVKVEIRSRKARKLIDKTLKVADRPGKRSIS, translated from the coding sequence ATGGCAAATCAGCTGGAGAATCTGGTGGAGTCAATAAAATCGAAGGTGAGAGCACTGAAGAAATCGAAGAAACCATATGTGAAAATGGACAAGAGCTCGAGTGTGAAGGTCGAGATCCGGAGCAGAAAAGCACGAAAGCTTATTGACAAGACGCTTAAAGTAGCTGATCGTCCTGGCAAGCGAAGCATTTCTTAA